In one Nocardioides sp. NBC_00368 genomic region, the following are encoded:
- a CDS encoding sodium:solute symporter, with amino-acid sequence MDLTIIVIYLAAMVAFGWWGKSRTSDSADFLVAGRRLGPVLYTGTMSALVLGGASTVGGVALGYEYGISGAWLVAAIALGVLALSLFFAGRIQRLRIYTVAQMLKLRYGVGATAASGLVMVAYTLMLAVTSTMAYATVFNVLFGTDRIVSVLIGGVIVVLYSTIGGMWSITLTDMVQFTLQTIGIFFLLLPFTWNHAGGLDGIRARAADSVFDLGAIGTGTVITYIVVYTFGMLIGQDIWQRVFTARSPQVARWGGTASGVYCLVYGVAGALIGAAASTFVTVEDRNDVYATIAESILPAGISGLVLAAAVAAMMSTASGALIATATVARTDVQPLLARLVGRTPARVQDEAEDPEHDVLANRIYVVAIGIAVVVIASLLTDVVSALTIAYDILVGGLLVPILGGFLWRRATGAGAVVAMAAGTLATLGTMAVVGDVLANEPVYAGLAVSAVAYVLVSLLTRPTDPAVMREWTSRLADEKPQARTVDAI; translated from the coding sequence ATGGATCTCACGATCATCGTCATCTACCTCGCCGCCATGGTCGCCTTCGGCTGGTGGGGCAAGTCCCGCACCAGCGACAGCGCCGACTTCCTCGTCGCCGGCCGCCGGCTCGGCCCGGTGCTCTACACCGGCACCATGTCCGCACTCGTCCTCGGAGGCGCCTCGACCGTCGGCGGCGTCGCGCTCGGCTACGAGTACGGCATCTCCGGAGCGTGGCTCGTGGCCGCGATCGCCCTCGGTGTGCTCGCGCTGAGCCTGTTCTTCGCCGGCCGGATCCAGCGCCTGCGGATCTACACCGTGGCCCAGATGCTGAAGCTGCGCTACGGCGTCGGCGCGACCGCCGCCTCGGGTCTGGTCATGGTCGCCTACACGCTGATGCTCGCGGTCACCTCCACGATGGCGTACGCGACGGTGTTCAACGTGCTCTTCGGCACCGACCGCATCGTCTCGGTCCTGATCGGCGGCGTGATCGTGGTGCTCTACTCGACCATCGGCGGGATGTGGTCGATCACCCTGACCGACATGGTGCAGTTCACGCTGCAGACCATCGGCATCTTTTTCCTGCTCCTGCCCTTCACCTGGAACCACGCCGGCGGCCTGGACGGGATCAGGGCGCGCGCCGCCGACTCGGTCTTCGACCTCGGCGCGATCGGCACCGGCACCGTCATCACCTACATCGTCGTCTACACCTTCGGCATGCTGATCGGGCAGGACATCTGGCAGCGCGTCTTCACCGCCCGCTCCCCGCAGGTCGCCCGTTGGGGTGGCACCGCGTCCGGCGTCTACTGCCTGGTCTACGGCGTGGCCGGTGCGCTGATCGGGGCGGCGGCCTCCACCTTCGTCACCGTCGAGGACCGCAACGACGTCTACGCCACCATCGCCGAGTCGATCCTCCCGGCGGGGATCAGCGGCCTGGTTCTCGCCGCCGCGGTGGCCGCGATGATGTCGACCGCCTCGGGCGCCCTGATCGCCACCGCGACGGTGGCTCGCACCGATGTGCAGCCGCTCCTGGCCCGGTTGGTCGGGCGTACGCCGGCGCGGGTCCAGGACGAGGCCGAGGACCCCGAGCACGACGTGCTCGCCAACCGGATCTACGTCGTCGCCATCGGCATCGCCGTCGTGGTCATCGCCTCCCTGCTGACCGACGTCGTCTCCGCGCTGACCATCGCCTACGACATCCTCGTCGGTGGCCTGCTCGTCCCGATCCTGGGTGGGTTCCTGTGGCGCCGCGCGACCGGGGCCGGCGCGGTGGTCGCGATGGCCGCCGGCACCCTCGCCACGCTGGGGACGATGGCGGTCGTCGGTGACGTGCTCGCCAACGAGCCCGTCTACGCGGGGCTGGCCGTCAGCGCCGTCGCGTACGTCCTGGTCAGCCTGCTCACCCGGCCGACCGACCCCGCGGTGATGCGGGAGTGGACCAGCCGGCTCGCGGACGAGAAGCCGCAGGCCAGGACCGTCGACGCCATCTGA
- a CDS encoding esterase/lipase family protein, protein MVLRSAVICVAVLLSTATTLLAAAPAHAAGGVNDASCRPSADHPNPVVFLHGLGANKDEDLNLLQADVAAQGYCTYSLTYGAGAYGPFVGGVGDIARSAVQIKAFVQDVLARTGAAKVDLVGHSEGGFQTLYVTKTQGISDRIDKVVAIAPPTHGTTFAGLYRLGMTLGADELAGQVLTAFGCIACTQLVTDGSAVRTLTSGPIAQPGVTYTIIQSRYDELVTPTETSFVREPGVTNTYVQDVCPYDPVGHIGEAYDTNVWHLVKNALDPADATTFACSVGSPG, encoded by the coding sequence ATGGTTCTGCGCTCCGCTGTCATCTGTGTTGCCGTGCTGCTGTCGACGGCCACGACCCTGCTGGCCGCGGCGCCGGCGCACGCGGCAGGAGGCGTCAACGACGCCTCCTGCCGACCATCGGCCGATCACCCCAACCCGGTCGTCTTCCTGCACGGGCTGGGGGCGAACAAGGACGAGGACCTCAACCTCCTCCAGGCCGACGTCGCGGCGCAGGGCTACTGCACCTACAGCCTGACCTACGGGGCCGGGGCGTACGGCCCGTTCGTCGGCGGGGTGGGTGACATCGCCAGGTCCGCGGTGCAGATCAAGGCCTTCGTGCAGGATGTCCTGGCCCGGACCGGCGCGGCGAAGGTCGATCTGGTCGGCCACTCCGAGGGCGGGTTCCAGACGCTCTACGTCACCAAGACGCAGGGCATCTCCGACCGGATCGACAAGGTCGTCGCGATCGCGCCGCCCACGCACGGCACGACCTTCGCCGGCCTCTACCGCCTCGGCATGACGCTGGGCGCCGACGAGCTCGCCGGGCAGGTCCTGACCGCCTTCGGGTGCATCGCCTGCACCCAGCTGGTCACCGACGGTAGCGCCGTGCGCACCCTGACGAGCGGGCCGATCGCGCAGCCCGGCGTGACGTACACGATCATCCAGTCGAGGTACGACGAGCTGGTCACGCCCACCGAGACCTCGTTCGTACGCGAGCCGGGCGTCACCAACACCTACGTGCAGGACGTGTGTCCCTACGACCCGGTCGGTCACATCGGCGAGGCCTACGACACCAACGTCTGGCACCTGGTGAAGAACGCGCTCGACCCGGCCGACGCCACGACGTTCGCCTGCTCGGTCGGGTCGCCCGGCTGA
- a CDS encoding TetR/AcrR family transcriptional regulator — protein sequence MAPEGRSYGGLTREERDAQRRQRLLGAATEIIGTQGYAATTIPGVCAASKVSTRHFYEIYPGKEDLFVDLYDRITADSYERVAESLKATAGEPISRRVQAAVLAYLDPMLEDTRVARIAFVEIMGASPRIEKLRLDYRETLVEVVRTECSASVARGEIVDRDWRFAALALVGAVTAIVYDWALHQPRSSREALEAQLAQLALVLLTSDPVDRGEAP from the coding sequence ATGGCACCGGAGGGGCGCTCCTACGGCGGACTGACCCGAGAGGAGCGTGACGCCCAGCGGCGCCAACGGCTCCTCGGGGCCGCCACGGAGATCATCGGCACCCAGGGCTATGCGGCGACCACGATCCCGGGGGTCTGCGCCGCCTCGAAGGTGTCGACGCGGCACTTCTACGAGATCTATCCCGGCAAGGAGGATCTCTTCGTCGACCTCTACGACCGGATCACCGCCGACTCCTACGAGCGGGTGGCGGAGTCGCTGAAGGCGACCGCCGGCGAGCCGATCTCGCGCCGGGTGCAGGCAGCGGTTCTGGCCTATCTCGACCCGATGCTCGAGGACACCCGCGTCGCCCGGATCGCCTTCGTCGAGATCATGGGTGCGAGCCCGCGGATCGAGAAGCTCCGCCTCGACTATCGCGAGACCCTCGTCGAGGTCGTACGCACCGAGTGCTCCGCCTCCGTGGCCAGAGGCGAGATCGTCGACCGCGACTGGCGCTTCGCCGCGCTGGCGCTGGTGGGCGCGGTGACCGCCATCGTCTACGACTGGGCGCTGCACCAGCCTCGTTCCAGCCGCGAGGCGCTCGAGGCCCAGCTGGCCCAGCTCGCGCTCGTCCTGCTGACCTCCGACCCCGTGGATCGGGGCGAGGCGCCCTAG
- a CDS encoding winged helix-turn-helix transcriptional regulator translates to MITDEIDRTRCSVAGTLAVVGEKWSLLVLREAFLGVRRFADLQQNLDVSRAVLTDRLNTLVDQGVLARVPYHAEGQRQRHEYRLTQKGLDLYPTLVAMMEWGDRYVADARGSALTLEHRDCGGEVHLTLTCEDGHRLGGPREVRPVALPVASR, encoded by the coding sequence GTGATCACCGATGAGATCGACCGCACCCGATGCTCGGTCGCCGGCACCCTGGCGGTCGTCGGCGAGAAGTGGAGCCTGCTCGTGCTCCGCGAGGCCTTCTTGGGCGTACGCCGCTTCGCCGACCTCCAGCAGAACCTCGACGTCTCCCGCGCAGTGCTCACCGACCGGCTGAACACCTTGGTCGACCAGGGCGTCCTCGCCCGCGTGCCGTACCACGCCGAGGGGCAGCGACAGCGGCATGAGTACCGGCTGACCCAGAAGGGCCTGGACCTCTACCCGACACTGGTGGCCATGATGGAGTGGGGAGACCGCTACGTCGCCGACGCCCGCGGATCTGCCCTCACGCTCGAGCACCGCGACTGCGGAGGCGAGGTGCACCTGACGCTGACCTGCGAGGACGGCCACCGGCTCGGCGGCCCGCGAGAGGTGCGACCCGTCGCGCTTCCCGTCGCCTCTCGCTAG
- a CDS encoding GNAT family N-acetyltransferase translates to MNSERLVVMPAVATRPVRSEDLAAFERMWGRLSEETIYRRFHAPIQRLSLKLRRYLVDVDHRDHEALVAVADGEVIAVARYHRCADDPASAEVAVLVEDAWQGRGLGARMLRELAGLASRRGIDVLTGDVQADNLRMLEVARSLLGIAALEPQGDLVHVRGSYQEPFRAGASAPCA, encoded by the coding sequence ATGAACTCAGAACGCCTTGTCGTGATGCCGGCGGTTGCCACGCGGCCGGTGCGATCCGAGGACCTGGCCGCCTTCGAGCGGATGTGGGGGCGCCTGTCCGAGGAGACCATCTACCGACGATTCCACGCCCCGATCCAGCGGCTCTCGCTCAAGCTGCGGCGCTACCTGGTCGACGTCGACCACCGTGACCACGAGGCCCTGGTCGCGGTCGCCGACGGTGAGGTGATCGCCGTGGCCCGCTATCACCGGTGCGCCGACGACCCCGCCTCCGCGGAGGTCGCGGTGCTCGTGGAGGACGCCTGGCAGGGCCGGGGGCTGGGAGCGCGGATGCTGCGCGAGCTGGCCGGCCTGGCGAGCCGGCGCGGCATCGATGTCCTCACCGGCGACGTGCAGGCCGACAACCTCCGGATGCTGGAGGTCGCGCGATCCCTCCTGGGCATCGCGGCCCTCGAGCCGCAGGGGGATCTCGTCCACGTCCGCGGGAGCTATCAGGAGCCGTTCCGAGCGGGAGCCTCCGCCCCCTGTGCATGA
- a CDS encoding phage holin family protein — protein sequence MTVHHTDASMGELVSRLSEEMSSLVRGELELARLELTEKAKHTGKGAGAFGAAGLVALYGVGALIATAILALALVMDAWLAALLVGVVLLAIAGGIALFGKKQVSEGVPMKPERATENIRRDVEAVRHHRAEDRIVRRTP from the coding sequence GTGACGGTTCATCACACCGACGCATCGATGGGTGAGCTGGTCTCACGGCTCTCGGAGGAGATGTCCAGCCTCGTCCGCGGCGAGTTGGAGCTCGCCCGGCTCGAGCTGACCGAGAAGGCCAAGCACACCGGCAAGGGGGCCGGGGCGTTCGGCGCCGCCGGACTGGTGGCGCTGTACGGCGTCGGGGCACTGATCGCCACCGCGATCCTCGCCCTGGCACTGGTCATGGACGCCTGGCTGGCCGCGCTGCTGGTCGGAGTCGTGCTCCTGGCCATCGCCGGCGGCATCGCCCTGTTCGGGAAGAAGCAGGTCTCCGAGGGGGTCCCGATGAAGCCCGAACGCGCCACCGAGAACATCCGGCGAGACGTGGAGGCCGTCCGGCACCACCGAGCCGAGGACCGCATCGTGAGGAGGACGCCATGA
- a CDS encoding DUF3618 domain-containing protein, translating into MTHNTSRPVEAGDHTIADVEADLDTTRHELADTLDELAARLDVKTRGKEKAHEVKQRTQVAARSRDVQIRGGIIAAVVVGMILMLARRKRRLKSG; encoded by the coding sequence ATGACGCACAACACCTCCCGGCCCGTCGAGGCCGGTGACCACACGATCGCCGACGTGGAGGCCGATCTGGACACCACGCGTCACGAGCTGGCCGACACCCTGGACGAGCTCGCCGCTCGGCTGGACGTGAAGACGCGCGGCAAGGAGAAGGCCCACGAGGTCAAGCAGCGTACGCAGGTGGCGGCCCGCTCACGGGACGTGCAGATCCGAGGCGGCATCATCGCCGCCGTCGTGGTCGGCATGATCCTGATGCTGGCCCGCCGCAAGCGCCGGCTCAAGTCCGGCTAG
- a CDS encoding pyridoxal phosphate-dependent decarboxylase family protein produces the protein MTDALTRLREMRSADLPVHGGRTLAYVYDSGLPDIDRIGREAVAAYAGSNGLDPTAFPSLLRMENEVVGMAADLLDAPETVVGTVTSGGTESVLLAVQTARDARPDIERPRMVLPTTAHAAFHKAAHYFGVEPVLVPVGPDLRADPAEMAAAMDERTVLVVVSAPSYAHGVVDPVTAIAAAAAERGIRCHVDACIGGWVLPYAARLGRDVPAWTFAVDGVTSISVDLHKYAYAPKGTSVLLHRTRELRRPQFFASAAWPGYTMLNSTMQSTKSGGPLAGAWAVMRSLGDAGYERLARDVFDAVDLIRAGVGDMKELAVVSTPDSTLLALTTDETCDPFTVCDEMAARGWYVQPQMSYAGSPATIHLSVSAATLPHVEDLLEALAEAVAAAVASGPVAVDPGVAAFIEELDPLALSEDDFDGLLLAAGLIGADSEQGDLALPQRMAEVNAMLDLATPALREALLVAFLDRLTRPSRT, from the coding sequence ATGACCGACGCCCTGACCCGACTCCGCGAGATGCGGTCCGCCGACCTGCCCGTGCACGGAGGCCGCACACTGGCCTACGTCTACGACTCCGGCCTGCCCGACATCGACCGGATCGGCCGCGAGGCGGTCGCGGCCTACGCTGGCTCCAACGGCCTGGACCCGACCGCCTTCCCGAGCCTGCTCCGGATGGAGAACGAGGTGGTCGGGATGGCCGCCGACCTGCTCGACGCACCCGAGACCGTCGTCGGCACGGTCACCTCCGGCGGCACCGAGTCGGTGCTGCTGGCGGTGCAGACCGCACGTGACGCGCGACCGGACATCGAGCGGCCGCGGATGGTGCTGCCGACGACCGCGCACGCCGCGTTCCACAAGGCCGCGCACTACTTCGGGGTCGAGCCGGTGCTGGTGCCGGTCGGTCCCGACCTCCGGGCGGACCCGGCCGAGATGGCCGCCGCGATGGACGAGCGCACCGTGCTGGTGGTCGTCTCGGCCCCCTCCTACGCGCACGGGGTCGTCGATCCGGTCACCGCGATCGCGGCGGCCGCGGCCGAGCGCGGGATCCGCTGCCATGTCGACGCGTGCATCGGGGGTTGGGTGCTGCCCTATGCCGCACGGCTGGGGCGCGACGTACCGGCCTGGACGTTCGCGGTCGACGGTGTCACCTCGATCTCCGTCGACCTGCACAAGTACGCCTACGCCCCTAAGGGCACCTCGGTGCTGCTGCACCGCACCCGGGAGCTGCGGCGGCCTCAGTTCTTCGCCTCGGCCGCCTGGCCGGGCTACACCATGCTCAACTCCACGATGCAGTCGACGAAGTCGGGCGGTCCGCTGGCCGGCGCCTGGGCGGTGATGCGGTCGCTGGGCGATGCCGGTTACGAGCGGCTCGCCCGCGACGTCTTCGACGCGGTGGACCTGATCCGCGCCGGCGTCGGAGACATGAAGGAGCTCGCCGTGGTCAGCACGCCAGACTCCACGCTCCTCGCCCTCACCACCGACGAGACCTGCGACCCGTTCACGGTCTGCGACGAGATGGCGGCAAGGGGCTGGTACGTCCAGCCGCAGATGTCCTACGCCGGCTCCCCCGCCACGATCCACCTGTCCGTGAGCGCCGCGACGCTCCCCCACGTCGAGGACCTGCTCGAGGCTCTGGCCGAGGCGGTGGCGGCGGCGGTCGCCTCGGGTCCGGTCGCCGTCGACCCCGGGGTCGCGGCCTTCATCGAAGAGCTCGACCCGCTCGCCCTCTCCGAGGACGACTTCGACGGCCTGCTGCTCGCCGCCGGGCTCATCGGCGCCGACAGCGAGCAGGGCGACCTGGCCCTCCCGCAGCGGATGGCCGAGGTCAACGCGATGCTCGACCTGGCCACCCCTGCGCTGCGTGAGGCGCTGCTCGTCGCCTTCCTGGACCGGTTGACCCGGCCTAGCCGGACTTGA
- a CDS encoding MFS transporter, whose amino-acid sequence MPASPTLPLGVRIGYGSGSVATGTFGTIPGLMLLPYLTDSLGIAALAAGFIVFAPKAWDVVLNPIAGRISDRTVDPRGPRRPWLRRAGIALAVTFALLFAAPSMATGLEALWVLAMFLACATAYAFFQVPYVAMPAELTESYDERTRLMTWRVAILALTILLAGATAPMIRDAVGGRDGYRVMGVVMAVLILIGVLSAYAGTRRAPVRTVQPGAGSLRDQLRIVAAAPDFRRLLITFVIQAVAFGAMLAGVDYLAGDVLGRAGAATVLFVCFVGPALLLTPAWAALGARIGKKAGYVAASLVLAVGALLAATAQIAPVALVYAAVVLVGVGYAGCQVFPMAMLPDAAAVDARRSGSSRIGVYTGVWTAGETLGLALGPGVFAVVLALGGYRSSVVTDIIQPESALTAITLGFSVLPAVLVLLSLLWLRRYSLTADDVEGTVTV is encoded by the coding sequence ATGCCAGCCAGCCCGACGCTTCCGCTCGGGGTGCGCATCGGCTACGGCTCCGGGTCCGTGGCCACCGGGACGTTCGGCACGATCCCGGGTCTGATGCTGCTCCCCTACCTGACCGACAGCCTCGGGATCGCCGCGCTCGCGGCCGGGTTCATCGTGTTCGCGCCGAAGGCGTGGGACGTCGTGCTCAACCCGATCGCCGGCCGGATCAGTGACCGGACGGTGGATCCGCGGGGCCCGCGGCGGCCCTGGCTGCGTCGCGCCGGGATCGCGCTGGCGGTGACGTTCGCGTTGCTGTTCGCGGCACCGTCGATGGCGACCGGGCTCGAGGCGCTCTGGGTGCTGGCGATGTTCCTGGCCTGCGCGACGGCCTACGCGTTCTTCCAGGTTCCCTACGTCGCGATGCCCGCCGAGCTGACCGAGTCCTACGACGAGCGCACCCGGCTGATGACCTGGCGGGTCGCGATCCTTGCGCTGACCATCCTGCTCGCCGGCGCCACCGCGCCGATGATCCGTGACGCCGTCGGCGGTCGCGACGGCTACCGCGTCATGGGCGTCGTGATGGCGGTGCTCATCCTGATCGGGGTGCTCAGTGCGTACGCCGGCACGCGCCGGGCTCCGGTCCGCACCGTCCAGCCGGGCGCGGGCAGCCTGCGCGACCAGCTCCGGATCGTGGCGGCGGCGCCGGACTTCCGGCGGCTGCTCATCACGTTCGTGATCCAGGCCGTCGCCTTCGGCGCGATGCTCGCCGGGGTCGACTACCTGGCCGGCGACGTGCTCGGTCGCGCGGGCGCGGCGACGGTGCTGTTCGTCTGCTTCGTCGGTCCCGCGCTGCTGCTCACGCCCGCGTGGGCAGCCCTGGGCGCCAGGATCGGCAAGAAGGCCGGGTACGTCGCGGCGTCCCTCGTCCTCGCCGTCGGCGCTCTCCTCGCCGCGACCGCCCAGATCGCGCCGGTGGCCCTGGTCTACGCCGCGGTCGTGCTGGTCGGGGTCGGGTACGCCGGGTGCCAGGTCTTCCCGATGGCGATGCTCCCCGACGCGGCCGCCGTCGACGCCCGGCGCAGCGGCTCGAGCCGGATCGGCGTCTACACCGGCGTCTGGACGGCCGGTGAGACCCTGGGACTGGCACTGGGTCCCGGTGTCTTCGCCGTGGTGCTCGCGCTCGGGGGCTACCGCTCCTCGGTCGTCACCGACATCATTCAGCCCGAGTCGGCCCTGACGGCGATCACGCTCGGCTTCTCGGTGCTTCCGGCGGTCCTGGTCCTCCTCAGCCTGCTGTGGCTGCGGCGCTACTCGCTCACTGCCGACGACGTGGAAGGAACCGTGACCGTATGA
- a CDS encoding peroxiredoxin → MPLETGALAPDFTLPAQDGTSVSLAPLLEKGPVVLFFYPAAETPVCTKEACHFRDLAGEFEALGAQRLGISKDSVEAQAGFAANHDLDYPVLSDPTGSVAGLYGVKPSILGKLGPLQRTTFAIGADGRIKAVVEGMLKAEIHADEALAALRDDME, encoded by the coding sequence ATGCCGCTCGAGACCGGTGCCCTCGCGCCCGACTTCACGCTCCCCGCCCAGGACGGTACGTCCGTCTCCCTCGCCCCGCTCCTCGAGAAGGGTCCGGTGGTGCTGTTCTTCTACCCGGCCGCCGAGACGCCGGTGTGCACGAAGGAGGCCTGCCACTTCCGCGATCTCGCGGGGGAGTTCGAGGCGCTCGGCGCGCAACGGCTCGGGATCAGCAAGGACAGCGTGGAGGCCCAGGCCGGGTTCGCCGCCAACCACGACCTCGACTACCCCGTCCTCTCCGACCCAACCGGGTCGGTCGCCGGGCTCTACGGCGTCAAGCCCAGCATCCTCGGCAAGCTCGGCCCGCTGCAGCGTACGACCTTCGCCATCGGTGCCGACGGCCGGATCAAGGCCGTCGTCGAGGGGATGCTCAAGGCGGAGATCCATGCCGACGAGGCTCTTGCCGCGCTCAGGGACGACATGGAATGA
- a CDS encoding SDR family oxidoreductase, with the protein MTTTIAVTGATGFIGGAVAQALGGSGATLRLLVRDTARAPEIPGADAFAVTYGDREAALAALDGVQTVLMVSASESADRLEQHLTFVDAAASAGVEHIVYTSFFGAAPDAVFTLARDHFATEERIKASGMGYTLLRDNFYLDFLPSLVGEDGVIRGPAADGRFAPVARADVARSAVATLTAPQRHRGLTYDLTGPEALTMSEVADILAEHRGHEVRYHDETIEEAYASRRRWEAPDWQYDAWVSTYTAIAAGELDGVSSAVATLTGREPLGLRDYLAASE; encoded by the coding sequence ATGACGACCACCATCGCCGTCACCGGCGCCACCGGCTTCATCGGAGGTGCCGTCGCCCAGGCGCTGGGCGGCTCCGGCGCCACCCTCCGTCTTCTCGTACGTGACACCGCCAGGGCTCCGGAGATCCCCGGAGCCGATGCGTTCGCGGTGACCTACGGCGACAGAGAGGCTGCGTTGGCGGCCCTCGACGGTGTTCAGACCGTGCTCATGGTCTCGGCCTCCGAGTCGGCGGACCGCCTGGAACAGCACCTCACCTTCGTCGACGCCGCCGCCTCGGCCGGGGTCGAGCACATCGTCTACACGTCCTTCTTCGGTGCCGCGCCGGATGCTGTCTTCACGCTCGCGCGCGACCACTTCGCGACCGAGGAGCGGATCAAGGCGAGCGGGATGGGCTACACCCTGCTGCGCGACAACTTCTACCTCGACTTCCTCCCCTCCTTGGTCGGTGAGGACGGCGTCATCCGGGGTCCGGCCGCCGATGGACGCTTCGCACCGGTCGCCCGGGCCGACGTGGCGCGCTCCGCCGTGGCGACGCTCACCGCCCCACAGCGCCACCGAGGACTCACCTACGACCTCACCGGGCCCGAGGCGCTCACGATGAGCGAGGTCGCCGACATCCTCGCCGAGCATCGTGGGCACGAGGTGCGCTACCACGACGAGACGATCGAGGAGGCCTACGCCTCGCGTCGCCGATGGGAGGCGCCCGACTGGCAGTACGACGCCTGGGTCTCCACCTACACCGCGATCGCCGCCGGGGAGCTCGACGGAGTGAGCAGCGCGGTCGCGACGCTCACCGGCCGGGAGCCCCTCGGGCTTCGCGACTATCTCGCGGCGAGCGAGTAG
- a CDS encoding GGDEF domain-containing protein, which translates to MARLPIALLAATAGAIGYGLWQRQRRHLETRKMNEARERTLEFQAEVGKLIAQVEASHRDSLTGLLTRDRWGAEAAVRLATGEPQAMLLIDLDRFKDVNSTFGHLAGNAVLAEIGKRLRTRDDGSLAGRFGGDEFVVLLPYEPAAADLEQFSGQLCKPMMITTPLDPTPKTVIPTASIGVAVWSSAARPGLPLLLDLADRAMREAKKSGGCVTMTHDA; encoded by the coding sequence ATGGCAAGGCTCCCGATCGCCTTGCTCGCAGCAACCGCCGGCGCAATCGGCTACGGACTCTGGCAGAGGCAGCGCCGACACCTCGAGACCCGCAAGATGAACGAGGCGAGAGAACGGACTCTCGAGTTCCAAGCCGAGGTCGGCAAGCTCATCGCGCAGGTCGAGGCTTCGCACCGCGACAGCCTCACCGGTCTCCTGACGCGCGATCGTTGGGGCGCGGAGGCCGCCGTACGGCTGGCCACAGGGGAGCCGCAAGCGATGCTGTTGATCGACCTCGATCGATTCAAGGATGTGAACTCGACGTTCGGGCATCTGGCCGGAAACGCAGTCCTCGCGGAGATCGGCAAGCGACTGCGGACGCGAGACGACGGCAGTCTCGCCGGTCGGTTCGGAGGCGACGAGTTCGTCGTTCTCCTCCCGTACGAGCCTGCGGCGGCAGATCTCGAGCAGTTCTCGGGGCAACTGTGCAAACCGATGATGATCACAACGCCCCTTGACCCGACTCCGAAGACGGTCATCCCGACGGCGTCTATCGGCGTCGCAGTGTGGTCCTCTGCGGCGCGCCCTGGGTTGCCTCTCCTGTTGGACCTCGCAGACCGTGCGATGCGTGAGGCCAAGAAGTCGGGCGGCTGCGTGACCATGACCCACGACGCCTGA